The window GTGGTGGCAGGGATaagatttgtgggtttttttcatttttattaaagcaGGTCTGAGTGGTGTCTCTGGTTTAGCACAGCAAAGATACTGACTTCCTTCCTGTACGGATTCTCCAACTTGATACCAAACGAGTTTTCATCCTGGTATTTTTGCCACGGATTTTATGAGGTCTCTCTTCTCTGTGAAGTTTCATATGTTGACTAAGGTGAGAGCTCTGGCTAAAGCACCTGCCACATTCAATACACTGATAAGGCTTCTCTCCTGTGTGGGTTCTCTGATGCTGGATAAGATGGGAACTCTGACTGAAACATCTGCCACATTCATCACACTGATAGGgcttttctccagtgtgaattctctggtgttgaATGAGATTTGAGCTCTGTTTAAATCCTTCCCCACACTCAGTACATTTATAGGGCTTTTCTCCAGTATGGACTCGTCGGTGCTGAATGAGGTTTGAGCTCTGAAAGAAGCTTTTTCCACAATCAGCACATTTATGggatttctctccagtgtggatttttAAGTGCTGAAAAAGAGTTGAACTCTGACTGAAACTTTTCATACATTGAGTACATTTATGGGGTTTCTCCCCTAGGCTGTTTCTAAATCTACCAAAACCTGTGTCATATCGGGAAGCCATTCCCCATCTCTTCCGCTGCTGGGCTGTCTTACACTGATTCTCAAAGGTTTTTCCTTGGCTTGTGCTTCGGGAAGTATTTCCTTTGGCTTTTGCTAACCGCATCCTGGAGAGTTTAAAAATAGTCTCGCTGACTACTTTCTATTGTTTCCCTTTTTGGTCCAATGttgtttcactttctttgtaGGAGAATAAATCCCATaattttctaaaggaaaaaatatgcagATCTTAGTTAATTCctctgccagaaagaaagaagaaaactatccAGTAGTGATTTTTCTTTAAGAACTCCATGGCATGGGCCAATCCTACTTCAATGCCCAACTAGAACATCAAAACCTGTctacaatgaaagaaaaatatattagacATCAACAAGTGCAAAGACAAGTATGTGAAAATCATTAGTGAATTCTATACTCCCTGTTAGCAGACAAAAGTTctaggatgatgatggtggtataTGGtcacatgaaatttaaaaattaaaatcaggtCAAAGTTTTAAAGTATCCAGAAGCCTCAAGTTTTAAAATCTCCAAAATATAAAGTTTCcacctttcataatttttttttcaaaaaggccCTGAATCTATTCAAAACAATAGTCTCCCATAAGCATCACCAATGGTGAGATTTCATTAAAGTTATTACTTACTTCATGTGGAATAAAATTAGTGGTCCTCTTCCTGTTGTAGCATAACCTTCATACAGGGTCTATGCAATGAACTGAGAACTATCCAGGATCAGTCCAAAGAAAAGAACactgggagaagaaaatgaagtcataCATTACTTACTTCAGTTTCTAGAAGCATAATTCCAATGACAATGTATCCTACTCATTATGAGCATCTTTTAAAATGTGACAGGCCTTTGTGTACACCGTTCTCCTTCATGAACACTGCCCTTTAGAATCTCTGGCCTTCTTAAAAGCTCACCTCAGCTTCTACTTCTTACAAGTTTTTCTTAGTCTCCCCAGTCATGAGCACTTCTCTGCTTTCCAATTATCATGTATGTACTTATCTGTTTATTGGAATAGAGTGAAAACTTATCAAGGACATGTTCTTATACTGTCACTGTAATTGCTATTAATGCAATTTAAGATGCATTTAAAGTACCaagtatgtgctaggcactgagaataaaaagaaggaaaattacagATGCTAATTTAAAAGGCTTACAATCTCCTCAGAGACTAATagacaataaatataataaagttagAACATGATAAGGCAGAAATTTAGAGAAAGAAGTTTGAGGTAGAGATTCCTTTCCTCTGGAATatcaaggaaggtttcatggaagaggtaACAAGGGTAAGTTCTGGGCAGTGGGAACAGCCTATGAAATTACAaggttggggatggggaggcagGACAAAAGAGCTAGACTATCCAGTGTCCAGTGCTACTACAAATGATGTATGTAGCCTATTATGAAATAAAAGATGGAAACACTTGTAGAAGGCCTCCAGCGGTGGGCTGAGGAATGAGTACTTACTGACATGCCATCATTCACTCCCCTTTTCACATGTTCCCCATTACACTGTTTCTTTTGGACCCCCACTTGGGTATACAGAGTTCCTACTGATGCTTTACCAATGAGCCCCAGGTCCACAATTTCAATTTGAAGAGttgtctagggcactgagaggtcaaGGGACTGCCCAAGGGAAACCCAGTCAAGATGGCCGAggcaggccttgaacccaggtctgactGACTTTGAGGCCATCTCTCCCTGTCCATCACACCATGCTTCTTCACTAAGGAGCAAATAAAACTGAAGCAAGTCTGGGCTGAGTGTTCTTGGCAAAGTCACCCAATGTCTCTCCTGGcgggtctcaatttcttctacTACAACAGGGGCTGGTTCTTAACTTGAAGTCCTAAGGCATCTGTgggtagatggggggggggggtgtccgtGAACTTGGAAGGGGgaaaacatctttattttctctaatctTTCGTTTCTTATGTAAGCCCCCGTATATCTGGATGTGGGAAGAGCATCAGCTAGAGCACTGACCTCACAGAGTGGGGACAGGTACCAAAGCACACTTCAGAACCACAAGGCAATACTCATCCTCATCCCACCACACTCACCTCTTTCCAGACCTTCTAAGTGACCAGCTATGACCACAAGGGTGGAGAAGGCAGGGCTAGggactggagtctggaagaccctggttcaaatccagcctcaaacccaTGTATAGGCtgcatggccttgggcaagtcacttaacctcccctaGCCTCAGGTTTCCCACcagtaaaaagggaataataggggcagctaggtggcacagtggatagagcactggccctggattcaggaggacctgagttcaaatccagcctcagacacttgacacttactagctatgtgaccctgggcaagtcacttaaccccaactgcctcaccaaaaaaaaaaaaaaaaaaggaaataataatgccCACCTTccaggttattgtgagaatcaaataaaataacatttttaaagtgctttgccaaccttaaagccctgtataaatgctagctactaatTATTATTACTGACATCACCACTATTGCTGTAAATACTGCTATggttactactattattactgttattatcactattatattCTGCTTTCATTACCAGTTTTTAACGTAATATTGGTCTAATCACAATTATTAGCATTACTGATAAAATCGTTGCTGTTGTTACTGCTCCTGTTACTGTTAGCAATGTTATAGTTACTACCATTACTGCTGGGATTACCGTTATCGTTATTTCTTTACTGTCATTCCTATCACTGCTGCTCGTTACTGCCATTATTAACATCGCTGTTGTTATATTAAAGTTTTCCCAATACCACGACAaccttttttccctccatttttgGGAGGTGAGTGGgtatcccaccccccacccccagggttgACACAAATGCTCATGGACGGGGCCAGTTGTTATTTCTGGCCCGACACCCCACTCGTGGGTGGGCCCCGACCCGCCCCCACCCGCCACTGGGCCTCCTCGGCGTTGGCGAAGACTTCCCAGGGTGGGAGCCGGGGCGGGGggaaagaggtggggggggggggaatgggaagcctcagtttccccctctctccAACCCCCACCACCCGCAGGGCTTGACTGACACCCACGGGCATTGCCTTGGTCCCGGGGCCCAGGGGCCCTGATAGAGCACCGGCAGTGGCCCCGGAGGCCGGAGGAGAAGGGTGCAGGAGCAAAGCAAAGTCTAAGTAGGCCCCGCCGCAAGGGCCCACTCACTTACCTCCACAGCTGACGGGGCCTAGCTCTAGGCGAGCAGCTCCGGAGCCCGCCCCTCTCACCGGAAGCTGGAGGACGGATCGCGTCACGACTTCCGCCACGGCCCCTCTAGGACATAGGGAGGCTCAACTTCATGGTATTAACCCGCTAGAGTCCGTGGCGCTCCAAGCGCACCCTGTTTAGATATTCTCTAAATTCCTGCTGGCTCAGAAATTCTGTGATACGACCAGTAATTTCAGTATATGATGGAGTTAAAAAGTAGtaaggtttaaaaaatagaatattaggcCTAGAGACAGGAATCTGAATGCcacctagctatatgaccatggtcAAGTTGCTTAAATTTTGTTAATCTACtctctgaagtagaatttgaaatatatacaatacctaccttacaaggttgttttAAGGCTCAGATTAAATAATGTATGAAAAGCGCTTAGCAGAtgttaaggtgctatataaatgtattgaTATGAGTGAGGGGTTATAGAAAAAAGTAGCTAGAGAGGTGAGACAGATGCCCTGAGTTCTAGCCTGTAGCTA is drawn from Dromiciops gliroides isolate mDroGli1 chromosome 2, mDroGli1.pri, whole genome shotgun sequence and contains these coding sequences:
- the ZNF22 gene encoding zinc finger protein 22 — translated: MRLAKAKGNTSRSTSQGKTFENQCKTAQQRKRWGMASRYDTGFGRFRNSLGEKPHKCTQCMKSFSQSSTLFQHLKIHTGEKSHKCADCGKSFFQSSNLIQHRRVHTGEKPYKCTECGEGFKQSSNLIQHQRIHTGEKPYQCDECGRCFSQSSHLIQHQRTHTGEKPYQCIECGRCFSQSSHLSQHMKLHREERPHKIRGKNTRMKTRLVSSWRIRTGRKSVSLLC